The following proteins are co-located in the Silene latifolia isolate original U9 population chromosome 1, ASM4854445v1, whole genome shotgun sequence genome:
- the LOC141588541 gene encoding uncharacterized protein LOC141588541, giving the protein MNILYWNCRGIARPSFRTHLSYLINAHNPTIVILSETRVRSPNSLAIVRRLPFDSFEILDPVGFTGGIIILWNAGKATVSLLNKTDQLINVVVQVPNISFLFLLSAVYASPKFRLRKILWSDLINVAASHDLPWVCLGDFNEVTCSTDKIGGRGIKLNRVNLFKSSLDSCNLIDIGFSGPKFTWTNRRRINPILERLDRVWVNQAWMDQYPNSHNYHLTRLSSDHCPIMLKTSLPHHPSVKAFKFETFWTCDPSFYPLVAHTWPSLTDGIPSKLSNLSLTITDWAKVIFGDLPSRKRRLSARLLGVQRSLCTHPNSDSLLTLNDSLTQELNCVLDLEHFYWKDRSRISWLTDGDRNTTFFQKSVTIRRSFNRILSLTNNAGLTISGHDDLNKHITTYFTDLFTSGKEIAYLVPPVNLPSPGPPFTSTFLIPSSEEIRTAIFSLGSGKAPGPDGFHAGFFKKCWEIIKADFIPFIQNIFHSKTIPAAINLTSISLIPKIPSPQSITNFRPISLCNTTYKTVTKILVNRLKPFMHSLISPNQGSSIPGRGTDANFIIASEILHSMHTSKSKLGWFALKLDLEKAFDRLEWDFVRTCLIAVNIDPETISLIMSCISTTSAFVTFNGTPLDTFTPSRGIRQGDPLSPYLFIICMEALSRLIHQACNNSDWIPFPLGKGGVSFSHLLFADDILVFGRTSERNLCALQDTILSFCSDSGQKINCTKSKITFSKLTPPSEATLFEDALGIKKTNTLGSYLGFPLLSKKPKRSDLIFILDNIKSKLASWKSKFLSRAGRICLIKSTINTIPNHAMQCIRLPSSILRDIDKTTRSFLWSSQSANKLHLANWDLVTLPLSLGGLGIKAAEPLNDALSTKLCSKVLLNNSSSAAKTIHSKYCTPSRHSFSRGSHIWKNIGRGWNILKDHLLWSIGDGSTISLWDDPWLDLGPLRTLVLGPLSLPSSAAKLNSIISNGVWALDSLDFVLPDLITSAILSTPIPTTSRPDVLSTSLAPKGKFSISAAYSSLCHPNPTPALLTFPDDLSWLWDIPTQPRIKVFLWLVWWNKLPHKASLFGRKILPSSSCSLCPNPSISETSLHALRDCSFASHSWSILNVSSSFFDADLHHWIYDNCTSHPPSWATLFTFVLWRLWLRRCDLTFSPPPSPSSSSPSSFCASVVSQSFAWSRASDCLPSAPVTSSTHLDAFCYPLSWAPPPLGWFKTNVDAAFSPSSSLASLGCVIRDGFGNWVLGWSTRFLGPNPFLCEVLAIRDGILRTRVLVSNVLIASDCLDAVTSILCPSAPCGPFTNIILECRTLLQDSPHLKLVFEKRSANRVADAIAHHSISDSSDLLGCFEWDLPPPFVVDLCMSDSVLACAPLSPDPPP; this is encoded by the coding sequence ATGAATATTTTGTATTGGAATTGCCGAGGCATTGCTAGACCTTCGTTCCGGACTCACTTGTCCTACCTAATTAATGCTCATAACCCGACCATTGTGATCCTTTCCGAAACCAGAGTCCGCTCCCCAAACTCTTTGGCCATTGTGCGTAGGCTCCCCTTTGACTCCTTCGAGATCTTGGACCCGGTGGGATTCACAGGCGGCATCATCATTCTTTGGAATGCTGGAAAGGCAACTGTTTCCCTTCTAAACAAAACTGACCAATTGATCAATGTGGTGGTCCAGGTACCTAATATCTCCTTCCTTTTCCTTTTGTCTGCTGTTTACGCGAGCCCAAAGTTTAGACTTAGAAAAATTTTATGGTCGGATCTCATTAATGTTGCCGCCTCCCACGACCTTCCCTGGGTCTGCTTAGGGGATTTCAACGAGGTGACTTGTAGTACTGACAAGATTGGGGGCCGGGGTATTAAGCTGAATAGAGTTAACCTTTTCAAGTCATCCCTTGACTCTTGCAATTTAATAGACATCGGGTTCTCTGGACCCAAGTTCACTTGGACTAATAGACGGCGTATAAATCCCATTTTAGAAAGGCTTGACCGGGTTTGGGTTAATCAGGCTTGGATGGATCAATACCCGAACTCCCACAATTACCATTTGACCCGTCTCTCCTCTGACCACTGCCCCATCATGTTAAAGACTTCCCTCCCTCACCACCCTTCTGTTAAGGCCTTTAAATTTGAGACCTTTTGGACTTGTGACCCGTCTTTTTACCCGCTTGTTGCCCACACGTGGCCTTCCCTCACGGATGGTATTCCCTCCAAACTTTCTAACCTTAGCCTGACTATCACCGACTGGGCCAAAGTGATCTTTGGCGACCTGCCCTCTCGAAAACGTAGGCTCTCTGCTCGGCTTCTTGGGGTCCAGCGAAGCTTGTGTACCCACCCTAACTCGGATTCCCTCTTGACCCTAAATGACTCCCTTACCCAGGAACTAAATTGCGTTCTTGACCTTGAACACTTTTATTGGAAAGACCGGTCCCGCATTAGTTGGCTTACTGATGGCGACCGGAATACCACGTTCTTTCAAAAATCTGTTACCATTAGGAGAAGCTTCAATCGGATCCTCTCTCTTACCAACAACGCGGGCCTTACCATCTCTGGCCATGACGACCTAAATAAACACATCACCACCTATTTTACTGACCTTTTCACCTCTGGAAAAGAGATTGCCTACCTTGTCCCTCCTGTTAACCTTCCCTCCCCTGGGCCCCCTTTCACCTCCACCTTCCTGATCCCTTCTTCTGAGGAAATCCGCACCGCCATTTTCTCCCTTGGCTCTGGCAAAGCTCCTGGGCCTGACGGGTTCCATGCTGGGTTCTTCAAGAAATGCTGGGAGATCATCAAAGCCGATTTTATACCCTTCATCCAAAACATCTTCCACTCAAAAACCATCCCTGCGGCCATTAATTTGACTTCCATCTCTCTCATCCCCAAAATCCCATCTCCTCAATCCATCACTAACTTCAGACCCATCAGCCTGTGTAACACCACTTACAAGACCGTCACAAAGATCCTTGTTAACCGTCTTAAGCCTTTTATGCACTCTCTCATCTCCCCTAACCAAGGTAGCTCCATCCCGGGTCGAGGAACGGATGCCAATTTCATCATTGCCTCCGAGATTCTCCACTCCATGCACACCTCCAAGAGCAAACTTGGCTGGTTTGCTCTTAAACTTGATCTTGAGAAGGCGTTTGACAGACTTGAGTGGGACTTTGTCCGGACTTGCCTTATAGCAGTGAACATTGACCCCGAAACCATCTCTCTCATTATGAGCTGCATCTCTACAACTTCTGCCTTTGTGACCTTCAATGGCACACCTCTTGATACTTTCACCCCCTCCCGTGGAATCAGACAAGGTGACCCCCTCTCCCCCTACCTGTTCATCATTTGTATGGAGGCCCTCTCCCGCCTCATTCACCAGGCCTGCAACAATAGTGATTGGATCCCCTTTCCCCTTGGTAAAGGTGGTGTCTCTTTCTCCCACCTTCTCTTTGCCGATGACATCCTTGTCTTTGGTAGAACCTCTGAGAGAAATTTGTGTGCCCTTCAAGATACCATTCTCTCCTTCTGCTCCGACTCGGGTCAAAAGATTAATTGCACAAAAAGCAAGATCACCTTCTCTAAGCTTACCCCCCCTAGTGAGGCCACTCTCTTTGAGGACGCTCTTGGCATCAAGAAAACCAACACCTTGGGTTCTTATCTCGGTTTCCCTCTCCTCAGTAAAAAACCTAAGCGCTCTGACTTGATCTTTATTTTAGACAACATAAAGTCCAAACTTGCTTCTTGGAAATCTAAGTTCCTGTCTAGAGCTGGTAGGATCTGTCTTATTAAATCTACTATCAACACCATTCCCAATCATGCGATGCAATGCATTCGCCTTCCTTCCTCCATTCTTCGCGACATTGACAAGACCACTAGGAGCTTCCTTTGGTCCAGTCAGTCCGCCAACAAACTCCATCTTGCTAACTGGGACCTTGTCACCCTCCCCCTTTCTCTCGGCGGCCTTGGAATTAAGGCCGCTGAACCCCTCAATGATGCTCTCTCAACCAAGCTGTGTTCTAAAGTCCTCCTCAACAACTCCTCCTCCGCTGCTAAGACCATCCATAGTAAATACTGTACCCCCTCTCGGCACTCCTTCTCTCGGGGATCCCATATCTGGAAGAACATTGGAAGGGGGTGGAACATTCTGAAAGACCACCTCCTCTGGTCCATTGGTGATGGCTCCACCATCAGCCTTTGGGATGATCCTTGGCTTGATCTAGGACCTCTCAGAACCCTCGTTCTTGGCCCCCTTAGTCTTCCCTCCTCCGCTGCTAAATTAAACTCTATTATTTCCAATGGAGTTTGGGCCCTTGACTCTCTTGATTTTGTCCTCCCCGACCTCATCACCAGCGCCATTCTCTCCACCCCCATCCCGACCACATCCAGACCTGATGTCCTTTCCACTTCTCTTGCCCCAAAAGGCAAATTCTCTATCAGCGCTGCCTACTCCTCCCTGTGCCACCCTAATCCGACCCCTGCCCTTCTCACCTTCCCTGATGACTTGAGCTGGCTTTGGGATATCCCCACTCAACCTCGTATCAAAGTTTTCCTCTGGCTTGTGTGGTGGAACAAGTTACCGCACAAGGCCTCTCTCTTTGGTAGGAAAATCCTGCCCTCTTCATCCTGCTCCCTTTGTCCAAACCCCTCTATATCTGAGACCTCTCTTCATGCCCTTCGAGACTGTAGCTTCGCCTCCCATTCTTGGTCCATCCTCAATGTCTCTAGTTCCTTTTTTGATGCTGATCTCCACCACTGGATTTATGATAACTGCACCTCTCACCCCCCTAGCTGGGCTACCCTCTTTACTTTTGTCCTCTGGCGCCTCTGGCTTCGCCGGTGTGATTTGACCTTTTCccctcccccttccccttcctccTCCTCCCCTTCCTCTTTCTGTGCCTCTGTTGTTTCCCAATCCTTTGCCTGGTCCCGCGCCTCTGACTGTCTCCCCTCTGCCCCTGTCACGAGTTCCACCCACCTTGATGCCTTTTGCTATCCTTTGAGCTGGGCCCCTCCGCCGCTTGGTTGGTTTAAAACCAACGTTGACGCGGCCTTCTCCCCCTCTTCTTCCTTAGCTAGCCTGGGGTGTGTCATCAGAGACGGTTTTGGTAACTGGGTTTTAGGTTGGTCCACCCGCTTTCTTGGTCCTAACCCCTTCCTTTGTGAGGTCCTTGCCATTCGGGATGGGATTTTACGCACTAGAGTCCTTGTGAGCAATGTCTTGATTGCCTCTGACTGTCTTGATGCGGTTACCTCTATTTTATGCCCCTCTGCCCCTTGTGGACCTTTTACTAACATCATTCTTGAGTGTAGGACCCTCTTGCAGGACTCCCCGCATTTGAAGCTGGTTTTTGAGAAGAGATCGGCTAATCGTGTTGCGGATGCCATTGCCCATCACTCCATTAGTGACTCTAGTGATTTGTTAGGATGTTTTGAGTGGGACTTGCCCCCTCCTTTTGTTGTAGATCTTTGTATGTCGGACTCTGTTTTGGCATGTGCGCCTCTTTCCCCTGACCCGCCCCCGTGA